A genomic window from Desulfuromonadales bacterium includes:
- a CDS encoding proton-conducting transporter membrane subunit, with amino-acid sequence MSGQNLHVFVMAVPLLAAFFVNILGRSSRTWIAPIVLGSLAFSTIGAFFVLARILREGTLHYVVGGWRAPYGIELVVDPLGALMLLLISAVAMTATCSALPSVERELPGREYLFFTMYLILIAGLNGLALTGDAFNLYVLLEITSITTYGLIGIGRGRAPLASFNYIIMGSIGACFYLLGVGYLYLLTGSLNMADIARILAGMPAGAALATAFAFILVGLWIKMGFFPLHGWLPNAYSLAPSGAGVMIAPLMTKVTVFLMIRVMFSIFSPEYEFVQHAGVQSLIVWAAALGIVCASALALAQRDLKRMLTYIIVAEVGYMVGGVWLANTQGMTGAILHIVNDALMTLCLFLAAAAIAYRTGSLEFGRLKGLYRRMPITMAAFTVGAFSMIGVPPTAGFFSKWYLLLGGIEAGQWGYVAALLFSSLVNAVLFFRIIEIAYFRTGEAGHGHGHDHGHAALQVEEAPLLMLAPVVLAALALIAVGFGSGPLVSGVIRMAIPGGF; translated from the coding sequence ATGAGCGGACAGAACCTGCACGTTTTCGTTATGGCGGTGCCTCTGCTGGCCGCCTTCTTCGTCAACATTCTGGGGCGTTCCTCCCGCACCTGGATAGCGCCCATCGTGCTCGGCTCCCTGGCCTTCTCCACCATTGGCGCCTTCTTCGTTCTGGCCCGGATCTTACGCGAGGGAACGCTGCACTATGTGGTCGGCGGCTGGCGGGCACCCTACGGCATCGAATTGGTGGTCGATCCCCTTGGCGCCCTGATGTTGCTCCTCATCTCGGCGGTCGCCATGACTGCGACTTGCTCCGCCCTGCCGAGCGTTGAGCGCGAGCTGCCGGGACGCGAGTATCTCTTCTTCACCATGTACCTGATCCTCATCGCCGGCCTTAATGGGCTGGCGCTGACCGGCGACGCCTTCAATCTCTACGTCCTGCTGGAGATCACCTCCATCACCACCTACGGGCTGATCGGCATCGGCCGGGGCCGGGCGCCGCTGGCGAGTTTCAACTACATCATCATGGGCTCGATTGGCGCCTGCTTTTATCTGCTGGGGGTCGGCTACCTCTATCTGCTCACCGGCTCTCTGAACATGGCGGACATTGCCCGCATCCTTGCCGGTATGCCGGCGGGCGCCGCCCTCGCCACCGCCTTCGCCTTCATCCTGGTCGGGCTGTGGATCAAGATGGGTTTCTTCCCCCTGCACGGCTGGCTCCCCAACGCCTATTCCCTGGCGCCATCCGGGGCCGGTGTGATGATCGCACCGCTGATGACCAAGGTCACGGTCTTCCTGATGATCCGGGTGATGTTTTCCATCTTCTCCCCGGAATACGAGTTCGTCCAGCATGCCGGTGTGCAATCGCTCATCGTCTGGGCCGCGGCCCTGGGGATCGTCTGCGCATCGGCCCTGGCCCTGGCCCAGCGGGATTTGAAGCGGATGCTGACCTATATCATCGTGGCCGAGGTCGGCTACATGGTCGGCGGGGTCTGGCTCGCCAACACCCAGGGAATGACCGGAGCCATCCTGCACATCGTCAACGATGCCTTGATGACCCTCTGCCTCTTCCTGGCCGCCGCGGCCATCGCCTATCGCACCGGCAGTCTCGAGTTTGGCCGCCTCAAGGGGTTGTACCGGCGGATGCCGATTACCATGGCCGCCTTCACCGTCGGCGCCTTTTCGATGATCGGGGTACCGCCGACGGCCGGTTTTTTCAGCAAATGGTACCTGCTGCTGGGCGGCATCGAGGCAGGGCAGTGGGGATATGTGGCGGCCTTGCTGTTCAGCAGCCTGGTGAACGCGGTGCTGTTTTTCCGCATCATCGAGATCGCCTACTTCCGCACCGGCGAGGCGGGCCACGGCCACGGCCATGACCACGGGCATGCGGCGCTCCAGGTTGAGGAAGCGCCGCTGCTGATGCTCGCACCGGTCGTGCTGGCGGCGCTTGCTCTGATCGCGGTCGGTTTCGGCTCCGGGCCACTGGTCAGCGGGGTGATCCGGATGGCGATTCCTGGAGGGTTCTAG
- a CDS encoding cation:proton antiporter subunit C — translation MDGIVAEIVAKYNYWIYVVLMMIGFYAMIGKRNLVKKLIGLNIFQTAIILFYVSTGVKRGGAIPILDKYTALKYGVDPATIVNPLPHVLMLTAIVVGVSVTGVALAMLLRIYREYGTLEEDEILEKVGR, via the coding sequence ATGGACGGGATCGTGGCGGAGATCGTCGCCAAGTACAACTACTGGATCTACGTGGTGCTGATGATGATCGGCTTCTACGCCATGATCGGCAAGCGCAACCTGGTAAAGAAGCTGATCGGGCTGAACATTTTCCAGACCGCCATCATCTTGTTCTATGTCTCCACCGGGGTGAAACGGGGCGGGGCCATTCCGATCCTCGACAAATATACAGCTTTGAAGTACGGGGTGGACCCGGCCACGATCGTCAACCCCCTGCCGCACGTGCTGATGCTGACCGCCATCGTCGTCGGGGTGAGCGTTACCGGCGTCGCCCTCGCCATGCTCCTGCGTATCTATCGCGAGTATGGGACACTGGAGGAAGACGAGATCCTGGAGAAGGTCGGCCGATGA
- a CDS encoding Na(+)/H(+) antiporter subunit B, whose protein sequence is MKVVQERRGGKLIGESLITQMSVRLMVPFIQLFGLYVIAHGHYSPGGGFQGGVALGASFILYALVFGLDASFGRFSERANAIVGNIGVLIYCGTAALTAILGGLFLDYTAFTVLIPMEAAEWRSLGVFIVELGVGLAVMSIMVSLFWDLGSAGNMDEGL, encoded by the coding sequence GTGAAAGTCGTGCAGGAACGCCGCGGCGGGAAGTTGATCGGCGAAAGCCTTATCACCCAGATGTCGGTGCGGCTGATGGTCCCTTTCATCCAGCTCTTCGGCCTTTACGTCATCGCCCACGGGCATTACAGCCCCGGCGGTGGTTTCCAGGGGGGGGTGGCCCTCGGCGCCTCCTTCATCCTGTACGCCTTGGTCTTCGGTCTGGACGCCTCCTTTGGCCGTTTTTCCGAGCGCGCCAACGCCATTGTCGGCAATATCGGCGTGCTCATCTACTGTGGAACCGCGGCCTTGACTGCCATCCTTGGCGGGCTCTTCCTCGATTACACCGCCTTTACCGTCCTCATCCCCATGGAAGCGGCGGAATGGCGCTCGCTTGGGGTATTCATCGTCGAACTGGGCGTGGGCCTGGCGGTCATGAGCATCATGGTATCCCTTTTCTGGGATCTCGGTTCAGCCGGCAACATGGATGAGGGACTCTGA
- the mbhE gene encoding hydrogen gas-evolving membrane-bound hydrogenase subunit E, which translates to MKALALLATLVTGAILLYGTQDFAAWGDPESPPNRHLSPYYIQQTVPETHVPNIVTAVVADYRGYDTMFETVVIYCAGLVVISVLRRSKT; encoded by the coding sequence TTGAAAGCGCTGGCCCTTTTGGCAACCCTCGTCACCGGGGCAATCCTCCTCTACGGCACGCAGGATTTTGCCGCCTGGGGAGATCCGGAGTCTCCTCCCAACCGCCACCTTTCCCCTTACTATATCCAGCAGACGGTGCCGGAAACGCACGTCCCCAACATCGTTACCGCGGTGGTGGCCGATTACCGCGGCTACGACACCATGTTCGAGACGGTGGTCATCTACTGCGCCGGCCTGGTTGTGATCAGCGTGCTGCGGAGGTCGAAAACGTGA
- a CDS encoding hydrogenase subunit MbhD domain-containing protein, with the protein MTWQLDLLILVLVVICAVAAISVRDLLSATVIFGVYSFLMCLLWAEMGAVDVAFTEATVGAGVSTVLFIGAILRTTRRSKD; encoded by the coding sequence ATGACCTGGCAACTGGATCTGCTCATTCTGGTTCTGGTCGTAATCTGCGCGGTGGCCGCAATCTCCGTGCGGGACCTGCTTTCGGCCACCGTCATCTTCGGCGTCTACAGCTTCCTTATGTGCCTGCTGTGGGCGGAAATGGGGGCGGTCGACGTCGCCTTTACCGAGGCCACGGTCGGTGCCGGAGTCAGTACCGTGTTGTTCATCGGCGCCATTCTGCGCACCACGCGAAGGAGCAAGGATTGA
- the mnhG gene encoding monovalent cation/H(+) antiporter subunit G yields the protein MTTIAVVLIVLGLFFFAAGVLGVLRLPDFYTRMQAAGKCDSLAAVLVLFGIALYNLQPLTLANVLVSIKILAIAGFIFVASPTATHALTEAALSRGVQPWTKEKKTK from the coding sequence ATGACCACTATTGCTGTCGTCCTGATCGTGCTGGGGCTCTTCTTTTTCGCCGCCGGGGTACTGGGGGTGCTGCGCCTGCCGGATTTCTACACCCGGATGCAGGCCGCCGGCAAATGCGACTCGCTGGCGGCGGTCCTGGTCCTGTTCGGGATCGCCCTCTACAACCTGCAGCCGCTGACCCTGGCCAACGTCCTGGTCAGCATCAAGATTCTGGCGATCGCCGGCTTCATCTTTGTCGCCAGTCCCACCGCTACGCACGCCCTCACCGAGGCGGCGCTGAGCCGCGGGGTTCAACCTTGGACCAAGGAGAAGAAGACCAAATGA
- a CDS encoding monovalent cation/H+ antiporter complex subunit F, with amino-acid sequence MPNFFLAAGLVLLLLMLLCLVRAVGGPTVLDRILGGNMIGTKTTVLLLLIGLLYNNVGMFVDIAIAYALLNFIATLGATKYFLRRKAVHLEDESEGGQA; translated from the coding sequence ATGCCGAATTTCTTCCTCGCCGCCGGCCTGGTCCTGCTGCTGCTGATGCTTCTCTGCCTGGTGCGGGCGGTCGGCGGACCGACGGTCCTCGACCGGATCCTCGGCGGCAACATGATCGGCACCAAGACCACCGTGCTGCTGCTGCTGATCGGCCTGCTCTACAACAATGTCGGCATGTTCGTTGACATCGCCATCGCTTACGCGCTGCTCAATTTCATCGCCACTCTCGGCGCGACCAAGTATTTCCTCAGGCGCAAGGCGGTCCACCTGGAAGACGAGAGTGAAGGGGGTCAGGCATGA
- a CDS encoding Na+/H+ antiporter subunit E, with protein MARVATFLVMLVFWVVMSGMFDAFHLSLGVLSCLLVAHFSHDLLFKEGEARTWTRDLVGILLYLPYLFKEIVLANLHVAYVVLHPRMLDLIDPSLIRFKTTLKRPISKVTFAQSITLTPATITVSIDDDEFTVYALTRSSAESLPGEMEQRVARALERSV; from the coding sequence ATGGCCAGGGTTGCCACTTTTTTGGTCATGCTTGTCTTCTGGGTGGTCATGTCGGGGATGTTCGACGCCTTTCATCTTTCCCTGGGCGTCCTCTCCTGTCTGCTGGTGGCCCATTTCAGCCATGACCTGCTCTTCAAGGAAGGCGAAGCACGCACCTGGACACGCGACCTGGTCGGAATCCTCCTCTATCTCCCTTATCTGTTCAAGGAAATCGTTCTGGCCAATCTTCATGTGGCCTACGTCGTGCTCCATCCCAGGATGCTCGACCTGATCGATCCCTCCCTGATCCGTTTCAAAACCACCCTGAAACGTCCCATCTCCAAGGTTACCTTCGCCCAGTCGATCACCCTGACCCCGGCCACCATCACCGTCAGCATCGACGATGACGAATTCACCGTCTATGCCCTGACCCGCAGCTCGGCCGAGTCGTTGCCCGGCGAGATGGAGCAGCGAGTGGCCCGGGCACTGGAGAGGAGCGTCTGA
- a CDS encoding carbon-nitrogen family hydrolase → MERKICAATVQFNISMGGIDQNLQKALAGIRRVREKDARLAVLPEMWSTGYDYKRLAALAEETPRVIAALGQLTAELEMVVVGSLPEKVDGTIYNTAWVIDRGKVAGSYRKLHLFSTMGEDRFLGAGDRTLVVPTSVGRLGVAICYDLRFPELFRKLALEGAEILCLPAEWPKPRQEHWRTLLRARAIENQFFVAAANCCGLQGKLDFFGMSLLISPRGEILAEGGESETELTALFDFEEMASYRFQIPCFRDRRPEVYGTLP, encoded by the coding sequence ATGGAGCGGAAAATTTGTGCGGCGACGGTGCAGTTCAACATCAGCATGGGAGGAATCGACCAGAACCTGCAGAAGGCCCTGGCGGGGATTCGCCGGGTTCGGGAAAAGGATGCCCGGCTGGCCGTCCTGCCGGAGATGTGGAGCACCGGCTACGACTACAAGCGCCTGGCGGCGCTGGCCGAGGAAACGCCGCGGGTGATTGCCGCCCTAGGTCAACTTACTGCCGAACTGGAAATGGTGGTGGTCGGCAGCCTGCCGGAGAAGGTCGATGGGACCATCTATAACACCGCCTGGGTCATCGACCGCGGCAAAGTCGCCGGCAGCTACCGCAAGCTCCACCTCTTCTCCACCATGGGCGAAGACCGTTTTCTCGGCGCCGGCGACCGGACTCTGGTCGTCCCTACGTCGGTGGGCCGGCTCGGGGTCGCCATCTGCTACGATCTACGCTTTCCCGAACTGTTCCGTAAACTGGCCCTCGAAGGGGCCGAAATCCTCTGCCTCCCCGCCGAGTGGCCGAAACCACGGCAGGAGCATTGGCGCACCCTGCTGCGGGCGCGGGCGATCGAGAACCAGTTTTTCGTCGCTGCCGCCAATTGCTGCGGTCTCCAGGGGAAGCTCGATTTCTTCGGCATGAGCCTGCTGATCTCCCCCCGCGGCGAAATCCTGGCAGAAGGCGGCGAGAGCGAAACCGAGCTCACCGCCCTTTTCGATTTCGAGGAGATGGCCTCCTACCGCTTCCAGATTCCCTGCTTCCGCGACCGCCGTCCCGAGGTCTACGGTACCCTGCCCTGA
- a CDS encoding calcium/sodium antiporter: MSLWMAILLLAGFALLIGGAELLVRGASQLATDCGISPLVVGLTVVAFGTSAPELAVSVLSAQSGQAGIALGNVVGSNICNVLLILGLSALVAPLVVSRQVVRLEVPIMIGVSLLLTLFALDGAIGRAEGGLLFAGIIVYTVWTVRRSRRELREQASPEAAPPAGGRSGRGAQILQILGGLVLLGVGSKWLVDGAVSVATFFGVSDLVIGLTVVAVGTSLPELATSVLASLRGQRDIAVGNVVGSNIFNILSVLGLTAALTPEGVPVPPTALTFDLPVMIAVAVACLPIFLAGYRIARWEGGLFLGYYLAYTLFIALTAMQHHGLSMLTQAMTGFVIPLTLLTLAISLWRSFRQRSGQG, encoded by the coding sequence ATGAGCCTCTGGATGGCTATTCTGCTGCTGGCCGGCTTCGCGCTGCTGATCGGCGGCGCCGAACTGCTGGTCCGCGGGGCGTCGCAACTGGCAACCGACTGCGGAATCTCCCCTCTCGTCGTCGGCCTGACGGTGGTGGCCTTCGGCACCAGTGCCCCCGAGTTGGCGGTCAGCGTTCTCTCCGCACAGAGCGGTCAAGCCGGAATCGCCCTCGGCAACGTCGTGGGGAGCAACATCTGCAACGTGCTGCTGATCCTCGGCCTCTCGGCTTTGGTTGCACCCCTGGTCGTTTCCCGTCAGGTGGTGCGCCTGGAGGTACCGATCATGATCGGCGTGTCGCTGCTGCTGACGCTCTTCGCCCTGGACGGCGCCATCGGCCGGGCGGAGGGCGGGCTGCTTTTCGCCGGCATCATCGTTTACACCGTCTGGACCGTGCGCCGCAGCCGGCGGGAGCTCCGCGAGCAGGCGTCCCCGGAGGCGGCCCCGCCGGCCGGCGGCCGTTCGGGACGAGGGGCGCAGATCCTTCAGATACTGGGGGGGCTGGTGCTGCTGGGGGTCGGCTCGAAATGGCTCGTCGACGGAGCGGTGTCGGTGGCGACGTTCTTCGGGGTGAGCGATCTGGTGATCGGCCTGACCGTGGTGGCGGTGGGGACCTCGTTGCCCGAGCTGGCCACCTCGGTGCTGGCGAGCCTGCGCGGCCAACGGGATATTGCCGTCGGCAACGTGGTGGGGAGCAATATCTTCAATATTCTGTCGGTGCTCGGCCTGACGGCTGCCCTGACCCCCGAAGGGGTGCCCGTTCCGCCAACCGCCCTGACCTTTGACCTGCCGGTCATGATTGCCGTCGCGGTCGCCTGTCTCCCCATCTTTCTTGCCGGCTACCGCATCGCCCGCTGGGAAGGGGGGCTTTTCCTCGGTTATTATCTCGCCTACACCCTTTTTATAGCACTGACGGCGATGCAGCATCACGGGCTTTCGATGCTCACCCAGGCGATGACCGGGTTCGTGATCCCTCTGACTCTATTGACTCTGGCGATTTCCCTGTGGCGAAGCTTTCGGCAAAGATCGGGACAGGGATAG